Genomic window (Lynx canadensis isolate LIC74 chromosome A1, mLynCan4.pri.v2, whole genome shotgun sequence):
ACTCTTTGAGCCTCCAGAGAAGGAATGGAAAGTTCAGTCTCCCTTCATCTCTTGGGCCTGTGTGAAGAAGGAAGTCAGTGGAGAAGTCAGAACTCCTGTGGACGGAGAAATTGAGGGAAAGCCGGGGGGCTCTCCAGGTTGTACCAAGCAGTGAATGGTAAGGATGTTGGAAGCCCTCAGAAGGTTCCAGCTTCCTCACTTCCAACATATCAGTGAAACCTTCCTTGGCTTCTTACTCCAGCTGGGCTGGAGAACCCCATGTTTCCCACAATCCCTGTCCTGTCCTGCCTCAGAGTTTTACTCCTGCAGCGTCTGTCTAAATATCCTTGCAGCCAAGGGGAAGTTTCCCACTAGGTGATCTAAACAGAGGTCCCTTCCTAATCCACCCCACGACATGGGGCTGCCCAAAAGGCCCATGAGGAGTGGAACAtttggctgtttttttgtttttttcaaatgagcAATAAATTCCAGGTAGCTTGCTGAGTCAGGTAGCACTGTTTGGAAGTGTGTGCTCGTTCAGGCAGGGGCCAGCCCGGCCAGCCCAGGAGCCAGCAGCTCCACAGCAGGCAGGGAGTGCTCAGGGACAGACGGCCACAGGGACAGCTCAGGGAGAGATGGCCACAGGGATAGCTCAAGGATGGACCAGGGAGATAGCTCAGGGACAGATGCCATAGAGGGACAGCTCAGGGACGAATGGCCCCAGGGACAGCTCAGGGACGGACAGCTGCAGGGAGACAGCTCAGAGACAGATGGTTACAGGGAGAGCTCAGGGACAGACGGCCACAGAGAGCTCAGGGACAGACAGCCGTTCTCTCATAGCACAGGGCCCTGCCCGTGAGGCAGTTTCCTCTCTAGTAGAACTGAAGGGAGGGCCTGAGATGTAGTCCCTTCTCTCCTAACTTTTAGCTCCTACTCTCATACCCTGTCCCCAGGCAAATGGTGATGAGATTTAGGCTTTTAGATAAGCCACTTATTATATAATTCCCAGTGAGAGAAAATGTGACAATTTCTCCTCTGTGTCAGAGATTTTGCTTTGCCCGTGGGGTCTTCATCACTAGGAAAATGTCATTACGTGACAATTGGATTTGACAGGCAGAAAGCCTCTCAAGAAAGTCTGGCTTTCAGGGGGCGTTTGAAACTAAGACCTAAACTACAAACATCCTCTCCCATGAGCAATGTCTAGAAGCTTCTTACAGGCCATCAGGAACAAACCAACCCCGGATGTCTTTACAAAGCACCTGttttaggttaaaaaagaaaagagcagtgaTTTGCAGACTAAATGTGGGAAGTGGCTGGGAGCTTACTGGTTGGAGGCAAGCATGGGGCAGATTCCTGAACTCTGGCTCTCCTCTCACGAGACGAGTCATTTAGCCTCGTCTTCAAGGGAGATCATGACGGTGCCTACCTTGCAGAGTCCTCGCGCTGTGGAGGTAAAGTGTTCAGCACAGTGCTGGGTGTGGGGTTGGAGTCGGTTTGCAGATCTTTGTCACCTCACAGACTGGTTTTCACTCGGATGCCCTCAGGagccctccgccccagctcctcAGGCAACTGTATCGTTTTCTTTCATCGCCTTAGATGTGGGCATTCTGCTGTAAGCTTTCTTGAACAAACGGGTCTTCATCGTTAAAGATAATagttggtggggtgcctgggtgacttggtcagttgagcatccaactcttggtttcggctcaggtcatgatctcatggttcacgagttcgagcccctcgtcgggctctgcgctgacagtgcggagcctgcttgggattccgtgtctcctctctctgcccgtcctcagTGTGCCCATGATTgcatattctctccctccctgtctctctctctctcaaaaataaataaataatcatgtaAAAAACAATAATGCTAATTGGAGAACCACCAACCTGAGTTCCAATTAGAGTGGGGTGGGACACTAGATGACCCCAAAAGCCTTCCGGCTGCAAACATCTGGGAAATGTAGATGAAATGTACAAAGCGTCAGAAACACAGAGCAGAGTGTGtaagaaagtaagagaaatgaTCAACACCACAAATAGAGAAACTGAACGCCAGAAGGGTACGACGAGAGCGCAAGTGTGGGAAGCGGGAGGCAGGGGGTCGCcgggtgctggggaggggagagcgaGAGGTGGGAGAACGGCGCGTCCTGATAATCCAGGAGCGTGGGTTTTAATGCCCAGATGGGAACACAAGACCAGGGCATGGGTCCTTCTCAAAGAAATAGCTACATGTGAAATAGCTGCGGTAATTGATGACACAACTGGGCCACTAAGCAAGTCCCAGCACACACTAAACAGCTGATACCACATAGACTATGCTCTCTTACCCCCgtgaattttaataataaataataaataaataaatatttaataataaatatttagtaataataaACAACATCTCCAAAAGCACCCCGTGCATTTGCAAATTTGAAGACATACTTGTAAATAACATAGGTGTCAAAGGAGAGATCATACTGGAAATTTGAACATGTTTAGAGTGAAACCCACGGTTAACATCTACATGCATGGGAAACAGCTAAAACAGTATTTTGCAAGAAGTGCTATAGCTTTAAAGGCGTGTattaaggaggaggaggaaaaccaaCAAGCTCAATATTCAAttcaaggaattagaaaaataaaataaaataatatagaaaaccGACAGGAGCATATAAATGATCCTAGTAAGACTAAAAACTGATACAATGGAAAACAAAGTGATAGTAGAAGAAgcaaaccaaaagctggttctctgGAAAGACTAGTAAAATCGGCAAATCTTCGAGCAAGGTttatccaggaaaaaaagagagagaggagagtcataataaaaagaatgaagacaagGTCATAACTATAGAGGCAATagagggttgttgttttttttttttttttaacaccacaTGACAACAACTTTAggacaataaatttgaaaatttacctAAAATGAACAACGTCCCGGGAAAATATAATTCActaaaactgactcaagaagaaataaaaaacccGAGTGATGCCAatgttatgagttgaattgtatTCCCCTGAAAAGCTCTATCTAAGTCCTAACGCCTGGTGCCTCAGAATGGAACCCTACTTGGAAAATCGGTCTTTATGGAGGTAGTGAAGACGAGGTCATGCTGAAGCGGGCCCCTAATCCAGGACGTCTGCCGTTCTTTCAAGAAGATGGCCGCgtgaagacacagacacatgGCGGACACTGTGGGACGCTGGAGGTGGACATTGCAGCCATGTGTAGACAAGGCAAGGAGCAACAGGGATCCCAGGTCATCGCCAAACcccaggagagaggcatggaagaAATTCTTCCtcggagcctccagaaagaaccacccctgctgacacctggatttcagacttctggtctccacaACCGTGAAAGAATGAATCTCTGGGGTTTTAAAGTACCCAGTTTGTGTccctttgttacggcagcctttGGAAACAAATACAACCAATAACCACCGGAGTCATTGACATAATAGTTTAAAAtctgtgtgggggcgcctgggtggctcagtcggttgagcgtctgacttcggctcagatcatgctctcacagttcatgggttcgagccctgcatcgggctctgtgctgacggctcagagcctggagcctgcttcggattctgtgtctccctctctctctctgcccctcccccgttcatgctctgtctctctctctctctctctctctctgtcaaaaataaacattaaaaataaattaaaaataaaataaaaataaaatctgtgtgtgtgcctgtgagtccacacacatacatacacacacacacacacacacacacacagggatccATTTCAGCCTCATCACATAGACACGTAAACTGAGGTCCCGAGAGATTTCCTATTCAGAACCCCCAGCAAGATGGTGGTAGCAATGGCTGGGGTAGTGATGGGTGGGCGTCCAGAGTGTAAATAGACCCCAAGCACTCTAGTGACAACACTAGACTCTGAATTGGGACAGTCAGCCCCTGTGCGCTTTTCATAAGCTCATCTTCTCTTCCCAGGTGCCTCAAGGTGATGGAAAATTAATTCTCTATCCCAGTGGGACTGTCTTCCAAATTCTCTTTCCTGATGAATCGGGCCAAATACAGTATCCACCGAAGCCCAGGGACACTCATACTGACACATGTGACACCTAAGAAGTTTGTGGTTTGGGGCTGGGGCATGGGTTTTCCTGAGCCCTGCGTCCTCTGCAGGGCTCTCTGCCTTTCCTGGGCGTCCCAAGAGGGTGCTTGTGCCTTAACTGTCTTCCAGCTATCCATCAGGAAAGCTGGCTATGCTCATCCTCAGTACAAAACAGAGAAAGTTCATATATATCATTCTAGAAGACAGTGAAGAAGGTTGTGTCCGGGCCCTTATCAACAACTCTGGCCATGCCACCTTCTACGATGAAAACAAAGCAATCTGGTAAGTTTGGGTCATGAGAgccacacacccctccccaagGAGAAGCAGTGTGGTTAAGGTTTGATTCCCAGGCTGCACAGCTGTCCTCCCGCACTGggtaagtctctctctctcattcgcTTGTGAATTTGTTTCTCAGACTCGCACATGTTGCAAAGGGGACGATGGGTATCGTGAGGGCAGCAAGGCAGGTCCCTGACCTCAGGGAAGGCACTCTGTCCTTGGTGCCATTGCTTCCTCGTGCGTGAAACACCGACCACAGACTCACAGTGACCCGTTCCACGGGCTGTATCTCCTCCATGCTTCTTGAGAGTCAAACCTGGTGACAATTGCCTTAGAAAGACCCAGTGCCCCTCTGTTCCAGGTGGCTCAGAGAGGAGGGCGTGGTGAGTGCTTTGGAGTCTCATGTATTGTACACAAAACCAAACTTCTAAATATCTCAGTGCAACTGAACTTAagtttccaatttaaaaaaaaatttttttttacattttattcatttttgggagagggagacagagacagagcacaagcgggggaggagcagagagagagagggagacacagaatccgaagcaggctccaggcactgagctgtcagcacagagcccgacacggggctcgaactcacgagctgtgagatcatgacctgagccgaagtcggacgcttaaccgactgagccacccaggtgccccattaagtTCCCATTTCTGGCAATAGTGGGAAACTTCATCCCACCAAATCAAGGTAATCCAGCCAATTCAAAATCTTTGTCTACCTTTTTGGGGTAAGTACTCAGTGTTTTCAGGATATCCCACTTCCCTTCCCTACTAAGTGGTCATGGAGTGGGAAATGCGTACCATCGTGCATCAACTTTATACTGCTTTTCTTCTTGATAGTCAAAAccatacttttgtttttacttccaaaaatttttttcactctcccagccttggttgttttttttttaatttttttttttcaacgtttatttatttttgggacagagagagacagagcatgaatgggggagaggcagagagagagggagacacagaatcggaaacaggctccaggctctgagccatcagcccagagcccgacgcggggctcgaactcccggaccgcgagatcgtgacctggctgaagtcggacgcttaaccgactgcgccacccaggcaccccccagccttggtttttaagaatattttcttacatattctttaagtttttttttttttaatttctgtgtgtttggggtttttctcctttctttttctgagtttttttttttaagtttatttattttgagatagacagagagggaggggcagagagagagggagagacagaatccccaacAGGTTCCACACCATTcattagtgcagagcctagatctcatgaactgtgagatcatgacctgagctgagatcaagagttggacactgaacccactgagccacccagatgcctcattTCCTAGTTGACAACTTTGTTCTCAGAGGTATCTGCCTTGCCCTGGGGGCCTTTTGTGCAGAAATCAACGTCTCAAAGGTAGAAGAAGTTACTGGATGCTAGGTAGCGGGAGCAAGAAACTCAGCCAATTCTCTCAGATCATTACCTGGTGACATTCATTAGGGCCTCTTGTCCCCAGTGACACTCGCTTTCAAGGCCAGAAGAGACCTTAGGGAAATCTAGgaactacttttattttcttgatgaagAAACTTAGGCTCAGAGAATATATGTGGCTTGTTCAGGGACATACATAAAATTACAGACAAAAAAAGTTTTAGGACATTTGACTTAGCCTCAcataaagcactttttaaaaattctccaatAAGGCAGGCAAGAGATAACCACATCTTCTCCGGGTCCAAAACCCAAAGGGAAGGATGATGTGCACACTGGGGAAGGGCTGACCCCCACCTTCTGGATTCACATTCTGTccgtctggggtggggcctgaagaTCTGCATTCCTTAAAAGCTTTCCAGGTGACTGTGCGGGGCGGTGGGTGTGGGAGCCTCCAGGCCAGGAGGAAGGAGaatgggaaggaggcaggggaggggggcaggcctgCATTCTCCACAGGAGAGGCTCTGCCCCCGCGCACAAGGGCCCAGCGCCATGGTTACCTGATCCCTTCTTGGTCTAGGTtgagcctgagccaaaacctGGGCTACTACTTCCCCAAAGGCAAATACCAGAAGGCCTGGAACTGGTGGAATCTGAACCTGCACGTCCACGCGCCGCCCGTCCAGTCCATCTCCTTGAAAATCAACCAGTACATCAGAGTACAAATAAGGAGCCAGGACAAGATCACCTTCTGCTTCAACCACCAACAGAAGCACATCCGCTTAAACCTGGGCACCAAGTACAAGGTAAGGTCTCACCTCCCTCTGCCAGGCTGCTGCCCGCCGGTCCAGGCCACCGGCCTCTCTCTGGGCCACGTTCGGCATCTCTGCAACCGACGGAGAACCGACACGGCCACCTTCGCTGACCCGATGCCTGACCACAACAGAAGCAATCAGTCACTTCCGAGCCCTTGAGACTTGGAGCCGAGGAGCCGGACAGCCTCAAAGAGCTCAGACGAGAAAGCAAAGGTGTCAACATTCAGTAGTTCCCCTGACACGACAGCCCCGTCAGTAGGCAGGGACAGACACAAGGGGGAAACCTACGTTCCCAGTCCTGCCGTGGGTATCCTCATCTCTCCTCCCCAAACCACTCATCTTGAAACAAATGAGCACTGGGGAGTTGAGGGTGTGCCGCCCAAGTCGGGCAAGAAAGTAGCCAGATGGATTCGTGTCCTCGGGCTGCcgtagcaaattaccacaaatcgGGTGGCTTACAACAGGAACTCACCCTCACAGCCCTGGGGACTAGAGGTCTGAAATCCAGGTATCACCAGGGCCACGCTCCCTCTGCAAGGCTCTCGGGGAGAgtccctccttgcctctcccaaCCTCTGGTGGCCCCAGGCATTCGCTGGCTTGCTACAGCATCGGTTCAACCCTCCACCCTCACACAGCCTTCTTCTCTGGGTCCGTCTGTGTGTccagtctccctctcctttcttgtGTAAGGACACCCGACGCTGGACTTAGGGCCCACACTAAGTCCTGGATGGCCTCCTACTGAGATCcttaatgacatctgcaaaaaCCCTGTTTTCAAACACAGCTACCGGTcagtctggggaggggcctggagatCTGCATTCCTTAAAAGCTTGCCAGGCGATGGTGCGGGGCGGTGGGTGTGGGAGCCCCGGGTGCTGGGGATTAGGACTCAGACATAGCTTTCGGGGGCCACGGTTCAACCCACTACAAATGGTGAGTGTGCACCCTGCGGTTCTGACTGTAAGAGGGCAAGAAGGTGGGTTCTCGAGACCCTTCCCCAGGCCCAGAGTGCAGGAGAGGAATAGGGTGTCcttgtcccccgcccccaccgggaCCCACACAAGACCCTGCTCTTGCTCCGACTTGCCCTTCACCATGCACAGAAGGCTCTGTTTCCAGACCCACCAGAGAGGCGTTCGAGGTCTCTGAAAGTAGGACTGCCTgtctggggagagagacagaccgacATGTTTTCCGGGAGGTGAGCAGACAGAGCAGTAGGTTGACGGACAAAGCAACCGAACAGCAGACTCGGGCAAAATGAGGCCGGATGAAATCACTGGAAGGGAGCGGAGGGAATGCGGTGGGTTTGGCTCGCCCAGGACCGAGGTGTTTTCCAACTGGGAAAGGTGGACAGCCAGAAGTGGGCAGCTGGTCACCTGGCCTGGCGAGGCCTGCCATTTGGCACGCTGAATAGTCATGTCCCAACGTCCTCACCTACCCCAGATGTCCCAGAGCGGCCGACCCAGTCCCCCAGCCACCCACTCGGCCCCCACCGCACCGTGCTGATGAGCTAAGGGAGCAGCTGGGTTGGCAGGGTGGGAGGACCCGGGCCGCTGGCCTTCGGACAGTTTTACTGAGGGAGGAGGGCCACAAAAGGAAGCCAGTGCCCAGGAGGAGGGTCAGGTAAAGGCCGGTGTAGGCAGAGTCCAGGAGGCCTGGCGGCCCCAGGGGCTCTGCCAGTGGAGGGTGGGCCCCAAAAGAAGCAACTCAGCACACACGTGACTCGTCAGCAGGTCTACCTGCGCCAGGCAGCTGGGGTGTCCTAGGAGGAACACGCCAGCCCGTCCACTTCCTGTGAGGCACCAGGCAGGCCTCCTACACTTCCCGTGCCCATTATTGTCTGCAAAACGGACACCACATCGTTGTAAGGCTTAAATAAGACCCTTCGTGCGACATCTCCCTCCGTGCCCCACCTCGGTAGGAATCCACGGGGAGAAGGCAGACACCCCCAGGAAGTCACAGCCTTTGCAAGGCAGGCCACTTGAGGGCCCAGGAGCCGGCAACCCTTTGGTTTGGGGTCGGGCTTCGGTGTGTCCTCAGCCCACATCTCTGCGGCCAGGTGGCCACAGGCCCAGGCCAATGAGAGACGTACTGCTGGGGGCAAGGCCGGGAGCAGAGGCGTGCCCCTCGGCGAAGTTTCCAGAGAAGGCTTGGTCTTGGCCAACAGGGGGCCTGATCCTGGGGTGGAAATCACGATGCCTGGGCAGCATTTATGCTCACCCAGCCTTCTCTGAATTCCCACAGTCCATAACCCCGGAGGTGCTGAGTGAAATGAGGCAGAAAGCAATCCTGGAGGTAGAATGTGGTTCAGCGGCCCGGAAGATGCAGATCCTCCTGGGAAAAATGAGTAGGATCCTGAATTTCCTGACCATCCCTGATTTGGAAAACTTCATAGCGGCTGCCAGTTCCTTGGCAGTAGGCAACATGAAACGGAAGGAGAAATCGTACCTCCCAGACTAGGACAGCCACCAGCTGGTGAccggccaccccccccccccccaccccccgccagcaTCCGCTGAGCGTCTCAGAAAGGTGGAGTCATCAGGAGCGCCAAGGAAAACCCCAAAGCCCTCTTCAGGTCTTCTGAGGGTTGGTTTGTCATTTGGGACTTATCACAGCGCCTCAGTGTGGAAAACCATTTTTCAAGGGGCTAAGAGACTCTGTAGCCGGGCACAGAAAAGACTCGGCCCTGAGCCGATAGCACGAGAAGCACGTCGTTTCGGTAGGCAATACATGTCAACACCCGCCCCGCTCGCTTCCACTGGTCACTTCCACGCGGAAGTTCTGTTGCGGCCTACTTGGGTTGACTCAGGACACAGACGGTCTCAAAGCCGGCCTCTCCCAGCTGGCTGCATCAGGAGGCCACTCTTGGTGCAGTCCTGTGTGGTAAGGAAGGGCGGGGCTGTGTCTGGATATCtctgcggggggaggggcagtttcTAGAAAAGGGGGACTTAGGGGCCGGACAGCCCCCTACCGTGTGCCTTTCATACATCCCTGGGGTACCCCAGCTCCCCAGGATGACCTCCGCTGCAGCTTAAACCAAGACTGGATAGGAAACCCCTTCCTCCCAGCCAGCCTGGCAAGGGGCCAGTGAGCCATCCCCCTGCTGCCACAGTGACACCAGAGCCCCACCTTCGCAGCCCGGCTTCCCTGCTGATCTCACCCCGCCTGCCACCAACCTTCACCGAAGTCCTCATCACCCCGAACCATGACAACTGGAAGAGAGGGCTGGCAGTGGGGGCCGTGCACGGTCACTCCCACCATCCGCCATACCTTGTCAGCAGATGGTATCATCAGCTAAAACAACAGTCGCCTGGTGGCAAGGTCACGAGCCACAAATGACACCAGCACCGTAGCAGCCGCCCGTGCAAGCCCGCGTCAGCGTTTGACGTGCCCTGTTGGTTCTGCGCCCATGCTCAGGGCGCACAGAAGCCCTTTTTCCAGCAGGCACTAGAGACCTAAGTTGGTCTGGGCAGCCGCCAAGTTCCCCCAGGCTCGTGGTGGCTGTGGCTCAGAGCCGGCCCCCatgtcccccgccccccgccccccccatcctCCACGGGACTGGAGGCAGGCCGCCACGGCATTGAAGGCATCCGTGCCCTGGGATCAGCCGGCCCCAGCTAGCTATGGGACCCCGGGCAAGgtcgcagccccccccccccgtgactcagtttcctcatctgtaataggAGGACGACCACAGAGCTCACCTCCCAGTTACACACCGGGGATGAGAGGCGTCAGTGTCGGCAAAGCACCCCGCTCCGTGCTGCTCCGTGTGGGGGGCTCCCCATCAGCGGCCGGGCCCTCGCCCGGATCTTTCTCCTTTCGCAAACCTGACAGCACTCTTCCACTAATGCAGAGCTTGGAAACAGGTGGCCTCGCAGAGGCGTTTCGTCTGGTCAGCCCCATTTTAACGTATCCCGTTGCCAACAGTTCAAAGACCAGAGATTTCACACGGAAGTATGGATTTCCGGCCCCTCCGTGCCGGTGTTACCCAAGAGCGGACACAACGGCACGGCCATCAGGGACTACCTTCCTCAGGGAACGCGAATCACCTCCCAGACCGGGAGGGAAACGAGGCGACCCGCCAGCCGGCCGGCCACGCGGCAGAGCCagacccacacccccccccccccccccaatgtgcGCCAGCGCTGTCCTCGCAGAGGCCACGCGCCGGGTGCCTTCCACCTCGGACACTTACTGTCGCAGGCCTCTGGCGGCTGGAGGTCCCGGATGAAGGGCTTCCCTCCGAAGGCAGGAGGCGAGGTTGTGTTCTGGCCCCGCCCAGCTTCTAGTGGGTCCTCCTGGGCTTCTAGTGGGTCCTCGGCAAGGCTGGAGCAAGCACctggcgggtgtgtgtgtgtgtgtgtgtgtccgtctcCTTTTTTATACGAGCACCTGGGCTTCTagtgggtgtgtgtttgtgtgtgtgtttcccctttTTTATACGAGCACCGCctggcgggtgtgtgtgtgtgtgtgtgtgtccgtctcCTTTTTTATACGAGCACCTGGGCTTCTAGTGGGTCCTCAGCGTGGCTGGAGCGCctggcgggtgtgtgtgtgtgtgagattccCCTTTTTTATAGGAGGAcctggcaggtgtgtgtgtgtgtgtgtgtgtgtgtgtatgattccCCTTTTTTATATGGACACCAGTCACACTGGATGAGGGGCCTGATCTACTCGGGTATGGCCTCATCTTGACTAATCACGTCTacaacaaccctatttccaaataaggtcccgTTTCCAGtcctacggggggggggggggaggacttcAACACAGGAAtgtagggggagggggacacaattcaaccggTGACacactctctgcctccccctgggGCCCCTTCCAGACCCTCACCTTCCAGAGAGGGCAAATTCTGACTTATTATCATTTTATCTTCAGTGACTTGCGGGGGGAAAGGTACTTCcctgggaaatgaaaatgaactgaGTTGGTCCCTTTATGCACACCAACCCGCTCGGTTACACACAAGGGTCTCCTCACGAGTACCATAAGGGGTGCGCACACACCCCAAGGCAAATGGAGCCTCGTGCGCTGCCCACAAAATTACAAATTCAGTAACTAATGAGGTCGTGCAACAGACACACACCGAGCACCTGCCATGTGCTCAGGGtccaaagagaaaacaacaggTTGTCTGCCCCCAGGGGGATTACCGTGCGGGCATCAGAGCAGCAAGCAAGAGCAAAACAGCGTAACCGTTCCTTTGTGGTGGAGCACAGCAAAGCAGAGTCCCCTGGGTGAGAGGGACGGGGTCACAGAATGAagggggggtggcggtgggggcaCACGCTGGGGGCCCACGGGAGAGCTGACGGCCTGTGCAGGGACCTGGGGAGAGTGGGCATCTGGGGCAGACCCGAATAGAGCACGTGGAGACATGGTGGGGCGGTATCTTTCCTTGGCTGTCCAACCTCCAGCCTCTACCGAAGGAAATCCCCGCTTGTGAGTGGCTCTGGGGGGCAGCCGCGCCCTGCCTCCCACTACAGAAGCTTTGTGAACAGGGTTGCATCAGTCAGGGTCCAGGCGGGACACAAGCCGCCCCGGTAATCTGAACGATCTGAACGGAGAAAATGTAGTATAAAGGATTAACCAGCTGACGCTAAACGAGAACCCAAAGAGAACTCAGAAAAGCAGGAAGAGCAGATGCAAGGCCTGggttcccaccccctccccgcctccgCTCCCCTCTCTGCAGAGGAGCCCAGCAGCGAACCAAGAACCTGGAGGGGCCCCCACCAGCACCAAGGGGGAGGCCGGCCGCCCCCGTTGGCTGGTGGGGAATTTCACCGCAGTGCTGCACGCTTCCTACTTGGAGACCAAGAAAGCTCAAGAAATCTCCCTAGAGAGCGAGCGCCGCCAGCCTCCCAAGCACTGCCACTGCCTCAGCTGCGTGTAGACGGAAAATAACACACCAGAAACAGGAGGCCCCTTCCCCTGGGAAGCCTAACCCTGCACCCACTGGCAAAGGAGGAATGTTCTCAGGGTCCAGCTCCCGAGTCTAAAAGaggggccggggcgcctgggtggctcagtcggttaagcgtccaacttcagctcaggtcatgatctcgcggtccgggagttcgagccccgcatcaggctttgggctgatggctcagagcctggagcctgtttccgattctgtgtctccctctctctctgcccctcccccgttcacgctctgtctctctctgtcccaaaaataaataaacgttaaaaaaaataataaaaataaatataaataaataaataaataaataaataaataaataaataaataaataaaagaggggcCAAAAAAAGGTGGATGTGGAGCTGAGAGGCAATAAATCAGTAGGAACTGGGACAGACAGACACTGTCGTCCCGAGCTTGCCCAAGAGGAAGCAGCTGTGACGACGCCCAGTCCAGGACCCTACCACTGCCGTGGGCTGGACCAGCTCCTTTGGTTTTGAAAAAAACATGTAGATCTGTGATGTTTCCGGTTCCTGTCCCTCTGGCCCTCCAGCCTCTGGTCTGTCCGAGTCCCCCATCTCCTTCCAACAGAGCCCTTTCCTGCCCAAGTGAGACAGCGGCATCTTCTGTGCGCGCCCTCAAGGAGCGGGCAGATCTGGAGGAAGGGTAGGGAGGAGGCGAGGCCAGCCGGACAAAGGTGCAGAAGACAGACAAGGCCATCAGAAGACAGGCAAGCTAGTGGAG
Coding sequences:
- the ERICH6B gene encoding glutamate-rich protein 6B, which translates into the protein MSAEDDQSSRGTSPLRSATTSQNSTQTISSEEEIEEEECSEKDYLFPEEEEYLEEEEYLEEDDYLEEEKLLEGKAHLYGEGYAKAGEHLQEEKDLEEEYLLGKYLEDGEYLDEGEYLKGKEEPAQGTTSYAAPPFISELSHESPYHDAMPSTSSVQQDGELLAWHDESTQTEWIYEIIVVTIPLTTTIITTIIIIIMQVLNGSYQVVFRTVLKEMAARQELEEDIDIPLTGILESETRRKLGILLKKNFGKYKQTILWIMKKREKWNPTWKIGLYGGSEDEVMLKRAPNPGRLPFFQEDGRVKTQTHGGHCGTLEVPQGDGKLILYPSGTVFQILFPDESGQIHYPSGKLAMLILSTKQRKFIYIILEDSEEGCVRALINNSGHATFYDENKAIWLSLSQNLGYYFPKGKYQKAWNWWNLNLHVHAPPVQSISLKINQYIRVQIRSQDKITFCFNHQQKHIRLNLGTKYKSITPEVLSEMRQKAILEVECGSAARKMQILLGKMSRILNFLTIPDLENFIAAASSLAVGNMKRKEKSPASLLISPRLPPTFTEVLITPNHDNWKRGLARSPAANQEPGGAPTSTKGEAGRPRWLVGNFTAVLHASYLETKKAQEISLESERRQPPKHCHCLSCV